In one window of Deinococcus sonorensis KR-87 DNA:
- a CDS encoding C1 family peptidase, with protein MKRLWSSTLGATLLSVLVACSSGTAPPPPTLYTEKNAWSGAIPGDAQTVSADEFSRGIATGELQLISSADLAAQKAAREAQYQQDLAFLRGLQNPSPAVQRLLDQATAHPTFEGDRPVKVPGGQTVLLFGLGTQLHNAAETARLAGNVDNALTQYRLLYDLLPETLKAQAPTPDSLKGKGMAEVRAALDTLNTLLGTAPASGTLGAARLEPNGGLQPLAITPGNGTDNNGPCAPTNLVKRYWFPLKNFVSSIKNQANRGTCWDFSAIGAVESRERVQNNNPADLSEQFLANKVKQDWDASDYVDGYSSVSALNTAVDKGQQLPSEAGWTYNGAMNRPYVKDGDSGSYANTCKGYTGTCSETAHESRRTCTTVIFTFCSYVKVTFGGPGVAASRPVLVWANGNKDTPWNLNSLRLLLAQGHVLIASFPVYKGFRDDVTGDGVVSNYKKTMIDDKSKEVEGDYGGHVVQIVGFLSNEDLTAFGTTPKIGGGGYFIVKNSWGCKNGDGGYYYVPADYVSGLFSDLYTLDFDSRRSDAWTKEQATPGGSQAPAIELKSNPARADLRVETDLAAFFRVTHPVAKSVTLRVSSDVDGVLYNGPWSTDTGALFGPTLKRTFATPGSRTLSLLASYGTGQAQASLSVNVVNSPPTLTLNASGDAHQNEAYPVTALVADPNETDAAALCARTTWSVDAPDTLPATTGCSQPITFRTLGARQVRVTTVDLEGLSASRTLTVNVLPPSVNPYPRIVSSGVYSRQFITIGNFPFCGSPAVAPGNTIDLREKGCTLVSSQPDPTRYFGSVEVENPSGEALTYDWTLYVTDNRGEVPLYRTVASTNTFQLYPYANAIDVTNPCRVAVTVNAPDPARSKTQTVWSGRCTYYSTRLN; from the coding sequence ATGAAGCGACTGTGGAGTTCCACCCTCGGCGCCACCCTGCTCTCGGTGCTGGTCGCGTGTTCCTCCGGGACCGCGCCTCCGCCCCCCACCCTCTACACCGAGAAAAACGCCTGGAGCGGCGCCATCCCGGGCGACGCCCAGACGGTCAGCGCAGATGAATTCAGCCGGGGCATTGCCACCGGGGAGCTCCAGCTGATCAGCAGCGCGGACCTGGCAGCGCAGAAGGCCGCCCGCGAGGCGCAGTACCAGCAGGACCTGGCTTTCCTGCGTGGCCTCCAGAACCCGTCGCCTGCCGTGCAGCGGCTGCTGGACCAGGCGACCGCCCACCCGACCTTCGAGGGAGACCGGCCGGTCAAGGTGCCCGGCGGGCAGACGGTGCTGCTGTTCGGGCTGGGCACCCAGCTGCACAACGCGGCCGAGACCGCGCGCCTGGCCGGGAACGTGGACAACGCCCTGACCCAGTACCGCCTGCTCTACGACCTGCTGCCGGAGACGCTGAAGGCCCAGGCGCCCACCCCCGACAGCCTGAAGGGCAAGGGAATGGCGGAGGTGCGGGCCGCGTTGGACACGCTGAACACGTTGCTGGGCACCGCCCCGGCGTCCGGCACCCTGGGCGCGGCGCGGCTGGAACCGAACGGCGGGCTGCAGCCGCTGGCCATCACCCCCGGCAACGGCACCGACAACAATGGCCCCTGCGCGCCCACCAACCTCGTCAAGCGCTACTGGTTCCCGCTCAAGAACTTCGTGAGCTCCATCAAGAACCAGGCGAACCGGGGCACCTGCTGGGACTTCTCGGCCATCGGGGCGGTGGAGAGCCGCGAGCGGGTGCAGAACAACAACCCGGCGGACCTCTCGGAGCAGTTCCTGGCCAACAAGGTCAAGCAGGACTGGGACGCCAGCGACTACGTCGACGGGTACTCTTCCGTATCGGCGCTGAACACGGCGGTGGACAAGGGCCAGCAGCTGCCCAGCGAGGCCGGCTGGACCTACAACGGGGCCATGAACCGTCCGTACGTCAAGGACGGCGACAGCGGCAGCTACGCGAACACCTGCAAGGGGTACACCGGCACCTGCTCCGAAACGGCGCACGAAAGCCGGCGCACCTGCACCACCGTCATCTTCACCTTCTGCAGCTACGTGAAGGTGACGTTCGGCGGGCCCGGGGTGGCCGCCTCGCGGCCGGTCCTGGTGTGGGCCAACGGCAACAAGGACACCCCCTGGAACCTGAACAGCCTCCGGCTGCTGCTCGCGCAGGGCCACGTGCTGATCGCCAGCTTCCCGGTGTACAAGGGCTTCCGGGACGACGTGACGGGCGACGGCGTGGTCAGCAACTACAAGAAGACCATGATCGACGATAAGAGCAAGGAAGTGGAAGGCGATTACGGCGGGCACGTGGTCCAGATCGTGGGCTTCCTGAGCAACGAGGACCTGACCGCCTTCGGCACCACCCCCAAGATCGGCGGGGGCGGCTACTTCATCGTCAAAAACTCCTGGGGCTGCAAGAACGGCGACGGCGGCTACTACTACGTGCCGGCCGACTACGTGAGCGGGCTCTTCTCCGACCTGTACACCCTGGACTTCGACAGCCGGCGCAGCGACGCCTGGACGAAGGAGCAGGCCACCCCGGGCGGGTCGCAGGCGCCGGCCATCGAGCTGAAGAGCAATCCGGCGCGCGCCGACCTGCGGGTCGAGACCGATCTGGCCGCCTTCTTCCGGGTGACGCATCCGGTGGCCAAGTCCGTCACACTGCGGGTCAGCTCGGACGTGGACGGCGTGCTGTACAACGGCCCGTGGAGCACCGACACCGGCGCGCTGTTCGGCCCGACGCTCAAGCGCACCTTTGCCACCCCCGGCTCCCGCACGCTCAGCCTGCTGGCCAGCTACGGCACCGGCCAGGCGCAGGCCAGCCTGAGTGTGAACGTGGTGAACAGCCCACCGACCCTGACCCTGAACGCTTCGGGCGACGCGCACCAGAACGAAGCCTACCCGGTGACGGCGCTGGTGGCCGACCCGAACGAGACCGATGCCGCCGCGCTGTGCGCCCGCACCACCTGGAGCGTGGACGCGCCCGACACGCTGCCCGCCACCACCGGCTGCAGCCAGCCCATCACCTTCCGGACGCTGGGGGCACGGCAGGTGCGGGTCACCACCGTGGACCTCGAGGGCCTGAGCGCCAGCCGCACCCTGACGGTGAACGTGCTGCCGCCCTCGGTGAATCCGTATCCGCGCATCGTCAGTTCCGGGGTGTACTCGCGCCAGTTCATCACGATCGGCAACTTCCCCTTCTGCGGGTCGCCGGCGGTGGCCCCGGGCAACACCATCGACCTGAGGGAGAAGGGTTGCACCCTGGTGAGCTCCCAGCCGGACCCGACGCGTTACTTTGGCTCGGTGGAGGTGGAGAATCCCTCCGGTGAGGCGCTGACCTACGACTGGACGCTGTACGTCACGGACAACCGCGGCGAGGTGCCACTCTACCGCACCGTGGCCTCCACCAACACGTTCCAGCTGTATCCCTACGCCAACGCGATCGACGTGACCAACCCCTGCCGCGTCGCGGTGACCGTCAACGCGCCGGACCCGGCCCGCAGCAAGACCCAGACGGTCTGGAGCGGCCGCTGCACCTACTACTCCACCCGCCTCAACTGA